Genomic window (Cohaesibacter intestini):
AAGAAGGCATTGCTCTTGGCAGCTTCCTGCAACACGGCTTCGATCTCGGCCCGCATGTCATCGATGCTCTGGCCGGGAAAGATCCCCATGCGCACGTCGAACACGCACCAGGCAGGCACAGAACTGGTCCAGTCCCCCCCGACGATCTTGCCAACATTGAGATTGAGCGGATGGTGGACATGAGCAAAATCCGGGTGACGCAGATCCGGCCCGTTCCACTTGGCTTCCAACTTGTGCAGTGCCTCGATCAGCGGAATGGCCGCCTCGATTGCATTGGCCCCATCACCGGCATAGGCAACATGGGTGGGCAGCCCCTGCAAGTGAACCTGAAACCAGATGACACCGACCTGAGCGGTGACAAGGGCACAATCAAAGGGTTCGGGGATCAGGGCGGCATCCGCGCGATAGCCCCGTTGAAGACAGGCCAGAGCGCCGTTGCCAGTGCATTCTTCCTCCACCACGGATTGGTAAAAGACATCCCCGGCGGGTGCCAGTCCAATCGCCTTCAAGGCATCAAGGGCAAACAGATTGCTGACCAATCCGGCCTTCATGTCGCCAGCGCCCCGCCCATACATCCAGTCCCCATCGACATGGGGGGCGAAGGGCGGCTGGTCCCACATGGTCAGCGGACCTTCGGGCACAACATCGATATGACCGTTGAGAATGAGGGACTTGCCGGTCTGCCGCCGACTGGTATGGCGACCAACCACATTGACGGCATCCTCATACTCCCCGATCACCGGCGAGAAGCCGGGCAGATGCCGGATGTCGGCTACATCGATCGTCCAGCGATCCACCTCCAACGACCGCGCCTCAAGAGCTTCAGCCATGAATGCCTGCGCCGATTGCTCCTGCCCCCGCGTCGAGGGATGAGAGACCAGTTCGGACAGAAAGTCGAGTTGCTCGTCAAACGCTGCATCGACAGCGCCCAGCAAGCGAGATGTTAGCTCTTGATCCATGGTACCTCCCGGTATCGCTTTGTATCTGATGCGCTTCTAACCCGCGCGACCGGCAGCTGTCAGAAGGTTGGTATGTCGCCCTTGGGCAAAGCCAGTGGCGCACCGGTTGCCGCGATGATCATGCTGAGGTCTGCATCACGCGCCCGCTCGATCAGTCGGAAGCCCTGCTCCGTCACATCAATCACGGCCAGTTCGGTGAAAATCCGGGACACACAGCACCGGGCAGTCAAGGGAAGCGAGCACTGCTCCAGCAATTTTGGATTGCCCTTGCGATCCGTATGGGTGGTCAACACGATCACCCGCTTTGCCTTTTGCGCCAACTCGATCCCTCCTCCAGCACCGGGCGAGAATTTACCGGGGATCTTCCAGTTGGCGAGATCGCCATTTTGCGCCACTTCAAACGCGCCAAGCATCGTCAGATCCAGCCTGCCCGAGCGCACAATGGCAAAGGATGTGGCGCTGTCGAAAAAGGCGCTGCCCGGCACCGTCGAGACATAGGCTCCACCGGCATCAATCAGGTCCCTGTCCGCAGCATCCGCGCTCATTGTCGGGCCAATGCCCAGCAGACCATTTTCAGTATGCAGGGCGGTTTCCATGTCATCGGGCAAATGGTCAACCACCTTGGTAGGCAGGCCGATGCCCAG
Coding sequences:
- a CDS encoding ArgE/DapE family deacylase produces the protein MDQELTSRLLGAVDAAFDEQLDFLSELVSHPSTRGQEQSAQAFMAEALEARSLEVDRWTIDVADIRHLPGFSPVIGEYEDAVNVVGRHTSRRQTGKSLILNGHIDVVPEGPLTMWDQPPFAPHVDGDWMYGRGAGDMKAGLVSNLFALDALKAIGLAPAGDVFYQSVVEEECTGNGALACLQRGYRADAALIPEPFDCALVTAQVGVIWFQVHLQGLPTHVAYAGDGANAIEAAIPLIEALHKLEAKWNGPDLRHPDFAHVHHPLNLNVGKIVGGDWTSSVPAWCVFDVRMGIFPGQSIDDMRAEIEAVLQEAAKSNAFLRDNQPRIVYHGFLAEGYALSEDGSDNARQSIATLEGAHQSVTGKPLEKLAITATTDARFFGLYGQMPALVYGPKAEAIHGFNERVSIDSINKVTKATALFIANWCGLEAL
- a CDS encoding 3-oxoacid CoA-transferase subunit B — translated: MLLSDAKTRMISRAAREITPGMLVNLGIGLPTKVVDHLPDDMETALHTENGLLGIGPTMSADAADRDLIDAGGAYVSTVPGSAFFDSATSFAIVRSGRLDLTMLGAFEVAQNGDLANWKIPGKFSPGAGGGIELAQKAKRVIVLTTHTDRKGNPKLLEQCSLPLTARCCVSRIFTELAVIDVTEQGFRLIERARDADLSMIIAATGAPLALPKGDIPTF